In Gemmatimonadota bacterium, the genomic window TTGCCACTTCTCCGCGGACCGATCCGTGGACGCCGGCATCCCGCCGGTGGCGACGTGCGTGGGGTGTCACGCTCCGGGCGGCGTGCCCCTGGCCGCCGCCGACCGGCCGGAAGTGCAGAAGCTGATCGACTACTGGAACCGTCAGGAGCCGATCCCGTGGGTGCGCATCCACGACCTTCCTGACCACGCGCATTTTCCCCATTTCATGCACGTGAACGCCGGCCTGCAGTGCCAGGAATGTCACGGGCAGGTGCAGGAGGTGACCCAGGTAGAGCAGGAATCTTCGCTGCGCATGGGTTGGTGCATCGAGTGTCACCGGGCGCGCGGCGCGCGCACCGACTGCTCGGTGTGTCACTACTGATGGCCGCCCGGAAGCCAGGGGCCCGCGAGGGCACGGACGCCGACCGGCCGAGCAAGGGCGGAATGGAACGCCGAGACTTCTTCAAGGTGATCGGCGCCGCTGGCGCGGGCGCGGGGCTGGCCGGTTGCACGACGGGCGCCGCCGAGAACCTGATTCCCTACGTCGTCCCGCCGGAAGAGATCGTCCCGGGGATCGCGACGTGGTACCGCACCACCTGCCAGGAGTGTCCTGCCGGCTGCGGCATGAGTATTCGGACGCGGGAGGGCCGTGCGGTCAAGGCCGAGGGCAACCCGCTGTCTCCCATATCCCACGGGCGTCTGTGCGCCCGCGGGCAGGCATCCCTGCAAGGGCTCTACGATCCCGATCGCGTTCCGCAGGCGCTACGCAAGGGATCCGCCGGAGACTGGCAGAAGATCTCCTGGGACGCGGCCGAGCGTGCGCTGGCCGACGGGATAGCGGGTGCGTCCGGGAGCGCCGTCTTCCTGACGGGCTCCTACAGCGGCACGCTGGACCGGCTGATCGACGACTGGTGCGCGGCGATGGGCGTGGAGCGCGTCCGCTTCGATGCCTTCGGGCTGGAGGCCGTACGCACCGCGAGCCGCCTGGTGTACGGCACCGAGGCGGTTCCGCGCCACGACCTGGCGGCCGCCGAGGTGGTCGTCACCTTCGGCGCCGACTTCATGGAGACGTGGGGCTCGCCGGTCGATTACACGCACGGCTTCGTGCAGGGCCACTCCTACCAGGACGGGCGCCGGGGCCGGCTGATCGCGGTCGGGCCGCACCTGTCGCTGACGGGCCTCAGCGCGGACGACTGGATCGCCGCGCGCGCCGGCACCGAGCACCTCGTCGCGCTGGCGATGGCGCGCCTGGTTGCCGAGTCGACGGGCGCCGCCCTGGACGGACCCCTCGCCTCGGTGGACCCGGCTGCGGCGGCGGACGCGGCGGGCGTGAGCGTGGACGCGATACGCGAGGCCGCCGAGGCGTTCGCCAACGGCGGCCGCTCGGTGGCCATGGGACCGGGCGTCGCCGCGTCGAGCCGGGCCGGGACCGCCCTGGCCACCGCCGTCGCGCTGCTCAATCGGGCCGCCGGCAACGTCGGGCGGACGGTATTCCCGGGGCAGGCAGAGCGGGGCCCCGCGGGGTCCTACCTGGCGCTGACCAACCTGCTCGAGCGGGCGGCGGCGGGCGAAGTGGGCGCGCTGCTGGTGCACGGCACCAACCCGCTGCACAGCGTGCCGCTGGCGGACGCCGCGGCCGCCCTGGACCGGGTCGGCTTCATCGCCTCGTTCGCCACCCAGCTCGACGAGACCAGCGCGCGGGCACAACTGCTCCTCCCGGATCACCACTTCCTGGAGGCCTGGGGCGACGTGGAGGCGCGCCCCGGGGTGCACTCGATCGTGCAGCCGGTCATGCGGCCGGTCTTCCAGACCAAGCAGACGGGTGACGTGCTGCTGTCGGTCGCGCGCCGCGCGGGCGCTCAGATCCCCGACGCGCGGAACACGTTCTACGACTACCTGCGCGCGCGCTGGTCGCGCGATGTGATAGCGGGCGCGGACGAGGAAGGGTGGCGCGCAACCTTGCGCGCGGGCGTCGTGGTGGCCGCCGCGGGCGTCGACGCGGTGACTCCGGTGCCTGCGGCCGGCGCCGCGGAGTCGGCGAGCGGGGCTGGGGCCGCGGTGGGCGCCCAGAGCGTCGCCGAGCTCAGCTTCGACGCGGTGGACCTGACCGGACCGAGCGGCGCAGAGTTCGACGTCGTGGTCTATCCGTCCTATCGCTTCCACGATGGCCGCCTCGCGAACAGGCCATGGCTTCAGGAGCTTCCCGACCCGGTCAGCAAGATCGCGTGGGGTTCGTGGGTGGAGATGCACCCGGATGTGGCACACGAGCGCGGGCTGGATGTCGGCCACATCGTGCGCATAGCCACTGCTACCGGGGATGCGGAGCTGCCCGTCTGGACGCATCCGGGCGTGCGGCCCGACACCCTGGCCATCCAACTGGGACAGGGGCACGAGAACCTGGGCCGGTACGCCAAAGACCGCGGCGTCAACGCGGCCACGCTGCTGGCTCCCGAGGTGGACGCGGCTTCCGGGGGCGCCGTCTGGATCCAGGCGCGCGCAACGCTGGAGCCCACCGGCCGCTGGGAGCGCATACCCTACACCGAGGGTGAGGCCGACGCGTCCGCGCGCGACGTGGCCAAGGCCATGTCGCTGGAAGACGCGCGCAACGCGGAGCCCGTGAACATCCTGGGTCTGGCGGCCTACCGGGCGGGCGTGGAAAACGACCCGGACGGTCAGGGAAACGAGCGCGGCCCGGAGGAAGAGCAAGGCGAGCCGCTGCCCATAGGCAGCCGGGCGGTTCACGGTCAGCCGCACCCGCTCGAGGCGCAGGTCGACGAGCTACAGGGCGTGGGTGGCTTCGGCGCCATCGTCGGCATGGGTGGCGCGCCGCAGGATTACCCTCCGCCCGACACCTACTACGGCGAGTACTCCGAGGAGCGGCCGCGCTGGTCGCTCGCCATCGACATGGATCGCTGCACCGGTTGCAGTGCGTGCATGACGGCTTGCTACGCCGAAAACAACATCGGCATCATCGGCCCGGAACAGGTGGCGAAG contains:
- a CDS encoding cytochrome c3 family protein, which gives rise to MNRGRGAVLAVGVVAALAGAGLIAAQGDSEASQTAEAAPAQDTGQPIAYPHDVHAGQLEIPCMYCHFSADRSVDAGIPPVATCVGCHAPGGVPLAAADRPEVQKLIDYWNRQEPIPWVRIHDLPDHAHFPHFMHVNAGLQCQECHGQVQEVTQVEQESSLRMGWCIECHRARGARTDCSVCHY
- a CDS encoding molybdopterin dinucleotide binding domain-containing protein, which gives rise to MERRDFFKVIGAAGAGAGLAGCTTGAAENLIPYVVPPEEIVPGIATWYRTTCQECPAGCGMSIRTREGRAVKAEGNPLSPISHGRLCARGQASLQGLYDPDRVPQALRKGSAGDWQKISWDAAERALADGIAGASGSAVFLTGSYSGTLDRLIDDWCAAMGVERVRFDAFGLEAVRTASRLVYGTEAVPRHDLAAAEVVVTFGADFMETWGSPVDYTHGFVQGHSYQDGRRGRLIAVGPHLSLTGLSADDWIAARAGTEHLVALAMARLVAESTGAALDGPLASVDPAAAADAAGVSVDAIREAAEAFANGGRSVAMGPGVAASSRAGTALATAVALLNRAAGNVGRTVFPGQAERGPAGSYLALTNLLERAAAGEVGALLVHGTNPLHSVPLADAAAALDRVGFIASFATQLDETSARAQLLLPDHHFLEAWGDVEARPGVHSIVQPVMRPVFQTKQTGDVLLSVARRAGAQIPDARNTFYDYLRARWSRDVIAGADEEGWRATLRAGVVVAAAGVDAVTPVPAAGAAESASGAGAAVGAQSVAELSFDAVDLTGPSGAEFDVVVYPSYRFHDGRLANRPWLQELPDPVSKIAWGSWVEMHPDVAHERGLDVGHIVRIATATGDAELPVWTHPGVRPDTLAIQLGQGHENLGRYAKDRGVNAATLLAPEVDAASGGAVWIQARATLEPTGRWERIPYTEGEADASARDVAKAMSLEDARNAEPVNILGLAAYRAGVENDPDGQGNERGPEEEQGEPLPIGSRAVHGQPHPLEAQVDELQGVGGFGAIVGMGGAPQDYPPPDTYYGEYSEERPRWSLAIDMDRCTGCSACMTACYAENNIGIIGPEQVAKGRLLSWIRIERYWELGEGDDGQHRFEGTRFLPMMCQQCGNAPCEPVCPVYAAYHTPEGLNAQVYNRCVGTRYCANNCPYKVRQYNYFTWEWPEPLNWQLNPDVTVREKGVMEKCTFCVQRIRDAQQHARVEDRPVADGEIVPACAQTCPGDAIVFGDIKNPNSRVAQVAASGRAYRVLGELNTQPGVTYLQRVSVHAEAAGESH